From a single Osmerus mordax isolate fOsmMor3 chromosome 6, fOsmMor3.pri, whole genome shotgun sequence genomic region:
- the cnr2 gene encoding cannabinoid receptor 2 gives MEGWEELHTPSAVLTDNQSRPTALPMAVQPCEDLNHYMVLKHSEQVAIGSICFLAGPITLLENLLVLGVIAASAPLRRRPSYLFIASLALADIFASCFFTINFLDFHLFKRCDSPAAYLFKLGGVTLAFSGSVGSLLLTALDRYVCIHHAARYHTLLTCRRALLALLGLWSLVLLISFLPLMGWRCPSDLRPRCSGLFPYIHPRYVLCWVSFILALLVLILGAYGLVLWRAHQHEASMSGLKGAPAGQSRMRMDIRLARTLGLILLIMVGCWLPVLAFMLADVRSPLIRPQQRAFAFCSTLCLVNSAVNPLLYALRCRELRGALLRLAGRLWVRWKPGGPGGCQRPMGSGDSAPALPTAESNCCSMALEEDGAEGNTCRVDSVSGRVNKQLHTSG, from the exons atggagggatgggaggagctaCACACGCCCTCAGCAGTGCTCACAGACAATCAGAGCCGCCCTACAGCTCTTCCCATGG CAGTCCAACCCTGTGAGGATCTGAATCACTACATGGTTCTGAAGCATTCGGAGCAGGTAGCCATCGGCTCTATCTGCTTCCTGGCCGGGCCCATCACCCTCCTGGAGAACCTGCTGGTTCTGGGCGTGATCGCGGCCAGCGCCCCCCTGCGGAGACGCCCCTCCTACCTGTTCATCGCCAGCCTCGCCCTGGCGGACATCTTTGCCAGCTGTTTCTTCACCATCAACTTCCTGGACTTCCACCTGTTCAAGCGCTGCGACAGCCCGGCCGCGTACCTGTTCAAGCTGGGCGGCGTCACGCTGGCCTTCTCCGGCTCTGTGGGCAGCCTGTTGCTGACGGCGTTGGACCGCTACGTGTGCATCCACCACGCGGCCCGCTACCACACGCTGCTCACCTGCCGCCGCGCCCTGCTTGCCCTGCTGGGCCTGTGGAGCCTGGtgctcctcatctccttcctgCCTCTGATGGGCTGGCGCTGCCCCAGCGACCTCCGCCCGCGCTGCTCCGGCCTGTTCCCCTACATCCACCCCCGCTACGTGCTGTGTTGGGTCAGCTTCATCCTGGCGTTGCTGGTGCTCATCCTGGGGGCGTACGGCCTGGTGCTGTGGAGGGCGCACCAGCACGAGGCCTCCATGAGcggcctgaagggggcgccggCGGGGCAGTCCCGCATGAGGATGGACATCCGCCTGGCGCGCACGCTGGGGCTCATCCTGCTCATCATGGTGGGCTGCTGGCTGCCTGTGCTGGCCTTCATGCTGGCGGACGTGAGGAGCCCCTTAATCCGCCCCCAGCAGAGGGCCTTTGCCTTCTGCAGCACACTGTGTCTCGTCAACTCTGCCGTGAACCCTCTGCTCTACGCGCTGCGCTGCAGGGAGCTGAGGGGGGCACTGCTGCGGCTGGCGGGGAGGCTGTGGGTGCGGTGGAagccgggggggccggggggctgcCAGAGGCCCATGGGGTCGGGGGACTCGGCCCCTGCCCTACCCACAGCAGAGAGTAACTGCTGCAGCATGGCCCTGGAGGAGGACGGGGCAGAGGGGAACACCTGCAGGGTGGACTCTGTCTCGGGCAGAGTGAACAAGCAGCTGCACACCAGTGGGTAG